Proteins from one Sylvia atricapilla isolate bSylAtr1 chromosome 1, bSylAtr1.pri, whole genome shotgun sequence genomic window:
- the LOC136362515 gene encoding cryptochrome DASH-like gives MSGTAAICLLRCDLRAHDNQVLHWAQHKADFLIPLYCFDPRHYLGTHCYGLPKTGPHRLRFLLESVKDLRETLKKKGSTLVVRKGKPEDVVCDLITQLGSVTAVVFHEEATQEELDVEKGLCQVCRQHGVKIQTFWGSTLYHRDDLPFRPIDRLPDVYTHFRKELESRAKVRPTLRMADQLKPLAPGLEEGTIPTMEDFGQKDPVTDPRTAFPCSGGETQALMRLQYYFWDTNLVASYKETRNELVGMDYSTKFAPWLALGCISPRYIYEQIQKYERERTANQSTSWVLFELLWRDYFHFVALKYGRRIFSLRGLQSKEIPWKKDLQLFDCWKEGRTGVPFVDANMRELSATGFMSNRGRQNVASFLTKDLGLDWRMGAEWFEYLLVDYDVCSNYGNWLYSAGIGNNPRDNRKFNMIKQGLDYDGNGDYVRLWVPELQGIKGADIHTPWALSSAALSQAGVTLGETYPRPVVTAPEWSRHIHQRQGGSPHPRGRRGPAQHKDRGIGFYFSRKKDAC, from the exons ATGTCGGGGACAGCGGCCATCTGCCTGCTGCGCTGCGATCTGCGCGCCCACGACAACCAG GTGCTGCACTGGGCTCAGCACAAGGCGGATTTCCTGATTCCCCTGTACTGCTTCGACCCGCGGCActacctgggcacacactgctACGGGCTGCCGAAGACGGGGCCCCACAGGCTCCGGTTTTTGCTGGAAAGTGTGAAGGATCTGAGGGAAACGctcaagaaaaaaggaag TACCCTGGTTGTGAGGAAGGGGAAGCCGGAAGATGTGGTCTGTGATCTGATTActcagctgggctctgtcaCCGCTGTGGTTTTCCATGAAGAG GCCACGCAGGAGGAGCTGGATGTGGAGaaggggctgtgccaggtgtgTAGGCAGCACGGGGTGAAGATTCAGACGTTTTGGGGCTCCACGCTGTACCATCGGGATGATCTTCCCTTCAGGCCTATTGACAG GTTACCTGATGTCTACACCCACTTCCGAAAAGAGCTGGAATCCAGGGCCAAGGTCAGGCCAACCCTGAGGATGGCAGATCAGCTCAAAcccctggctccagggctggaagaAGGGACTATCCCTACAATGGAGGATTTTGGACAGAAGG ATCCTGTGACTGATCCACGAACAGCCTTCCCCTGCAGTGGAGGAGAGACCCAGGCTTTAATGAGGCTGCAATATTATTTTTGGGACACG AACCTGGTTGCTTCTTACAAGGAGACTCGGAACGAGCTGGTGGGAATGGATTACTCAACCAAATTCGCACCATG gctggcactgggctgcaTCTCACCTCGATACATCTATGAGCAGATCCAGAAgtatgagagagagagaacagcaaATCAGAGCACATCCTG GGTCCTGTTTGAATTGCTGTGGAGGGATTACTTTCACTTTGTGGCCCTGAAGTACGGCAGGAGGATTTTCTCATTAAGAG GGCTTCAAAGTAAAGAGATCCCTTGGAAAAAGGACCTTCAGCTCTTCGACTGTTGGAAAG AGGGCAGAACTGGGGTCCCTTTTGTGGATGCCAACATGAGGGAGCTGAGTGCCACGGGCTTCATGTCAAACAGAGGACGGCAGAACGTCGCCAGCTTCCTCACCAAGGACCTGGGGCTGGACTGGAGGATGGGGGCAGAATGGTTTGAATACCTGCTG GTGGATTACGATGTTTGTAGCAATTACGGCAACTGGTTATACAGCGCTGGCATTGGCAACAACCCACGGGACAACAGGAAGTTTAACATGATCAAACAAGGCCTGGATTACGATGGGAAT GGGGATTATGTCCGGCTCTGGGTGCCAGAACTGCAGGGCATAAAGGGAGCAGACATCCACACCCCCTGGgcactgagcagtgctgctctctcCCAGGCAGGAGTAACTCTAGGTGAGACCTACCCACGGCCAGTGGTGACAGCCCCAGAGTGGAGCAGACACATCCACCAGAGGC